From the genome of Virgibacillus siamensis, one region includes:
- a CDS encoding alpha/beta hydrolase codes for MPYLKRKNVSIHYEKLWSENSYAGETIILVHGLGPDMNSWRFILPGFLQHYHVFLYDIRGFGESEAGDEPLTLDLLADDLDFLIREFNIGPYHLITQGVSGFVGVKHAGRQHEGNLRTLTLMTAPVYFPKKLGNKIIQQRRDWVEEAGSLYPLAKSIITQNCYPLTEEKASILFQAYAKVTPDVYFQLFVNHFEDNAAEQLGKVNVPTLLLSGAEDDVYPPELFAASTHLYPDARHFIVPNAAFMMQMDQPKLVSAWVHQFIEKATDKRTHPDNTYRRTLNSEIYREINDMHVSDAPINLHVNIMNGFSVLLNEKRIDGQWGKRKAKQLLVYLALKQSATRDELCDTFWPDTDLKGAKNSLRVALHHLKKTLETTTNRAVLSGDKEYIYLRGDIHSDLHQYMEKIKHAHEMENDVARAASYEQLLRNAMDNPIPGLYDEWFMELRDHLENEQGTMALFLADFYEKTNDRTACMNYMRMAVRYYQYDVHLQDRLAALEERLRSG; via the coding sequence ATGCCGTATTTGAAACGTAAAAATGTATCGATTCACTATGAAAAACTTTGGTCGGAAAATTCATATGCGGGGGAGACGATTATCCTAGTGCATGGGTTAGGGCCGGATATGAACAGTTGGCGGTTTATTCTTCCTGGTTTTCTGCAGCATTATCATGTTTTTTTATATGACATTCGCGGGTTTGGGGAAAGCGAGGCGGGCGATGAGCCGCTGACACTTGATCTGCTGGCTGATGATCTGGACTTTCTCATTCGGGAATTTAATATCGGTCCGTATCACCTGATAACTCAAGGTGTTTCCGGTTTTGTCGGGGTAAAGCATGCAGGAAGGCAACATGAAGGAAATCTTCGGACCCTGACATTGATGACGGCCCCGGTATATTTCCCGAAAAAGCTTGGTAATAAAATTATTCAACAGCGAAGAGACTGGGTAGAAGAAGCTGGCTCATTATATCCGCTGGCAAAATCAATTATCACACAGAATTGTTATCCGCTCACCGAAGAAAAGGCGTCCATTCTGTTTCAAGCATATGCAAAAGTCACCCCGGACGTTTATTTTCAGTTATTCGTGAATCACTTTGAGGACAATGCAGCGGAGCAATTAGGAAAGGTAAATGTTCCGACGCTTTTGCTTTCAGGCGCAGAAGATGACGTTTACCCGCCGGAATTGTTTGCCGCCAGCACCCACTTGTACCCGGATGCAAGGCATTTCATTGTGCCGAATGCCGCATTTATGATGCAGATGGATCAGCCGAAGCTCGTGTCCGCTTGGGTACACCAATTCATTGAAAAAGCAACCGATAAACGGACACATCCGGACAACACGTACCGTAGAACACTGAATAGTGAAATTTACAGGGAAATCAATGATATGCACGTCAGCGATGCACCTATCAACTTGCATGTAAACATCATGAACGGGTTCAGCGTGTTGCTCAACGAAAAGCGAATTGACGGTCAGTGGGGCAAACGAAAGGCAAAGCAGCTGCTCGTCTATCTTGCCTTGAAACAGTCGGCAACACGCGATGAATTGTGCGATACATTCTGGCCGGATACCGATTTGAAAGGTGCGAAAAATAGTCTGCGCGTTGCATTGCACCATCTCAAAAAAACACTCGAGACAACAACAAACAGAGCTGTTTTAAGCGGGGATAAAGAGTATATATATTTACGCGGTGATATACATTCCGATCTGCATCAGTATATGGAAAAAATCAAGCATGCACACGAAATGGAAAACGATGTCGCCAGGGCAGCATCTTATGAGCAACTGCTCCGGAATGCAATGGATAACCCTATTCCGGGATTATATGATGAGTGGTTTATGGAACTGCGCGACCACCTGGAAAACGAACAAGGCACGATGGCGCTGTTCCTTGCCGACTTTTATGAAAAAACGAATGACCGCACTGCCTGTATGAACTATATGAGAATGGCGGTGCGCTATTATCAGTATGATGTGCATCTGCAGGATCGGCTGGCAGCACTGGAAGAAAGGCTTCGGAGCGGGTGA
- a CDS encoding LysR family transcriptional regulator produces MELRQLRYFMEVAKREHVSEAAVHLHVAQSAVSRQIANLEGELGVSLFEREGRNVKLTQIGRIFYTHTEIALKAIENAKKQIDEYLDPEQGTIKIGFPTSLSNHLMPSVISAFKAEYPDVRFHLRQGSYNFLIESVKNSDIDVAFLGPVPRNEPEIEGDILFTENILALLPISHPMAERRSLHLSDLKKDEFVSFPKGFVLEEILSEACKQAGFAPHISSEGEDLDAIKGLVAAGIGVTLLPESTFHESTPKMTVKIPIDIPEVKRSVGIIKPKEKSLAPSEKVFYAFAKKFFMRLQQFQ; encoded by the coding sequence ATGGAACTGCGTCAATTACGTTATTTTATGGAAGTGGCCAAACGAGAGCATGTATCAGAAGCAGCAGTTCACTTGCACGTTGCACAATCTGCAGTCAGCAGACAGATTGCGAACTTGGAAGGAGAACTTGGGGTTTCTTTATTTGAGCGGGAAGGCAGAAATGTCAAATTGACACAAATAGGAAGAATATTTTATACACATACAGAGATTGCCTTGAAGGCCATTGAAAATGCGAAAAAGCAAATCGATGAATATTTGGATCCTGAACAAGGAACAATTAAAATTGGTTTTCCGACAAGTTTATCAAATCACCTGATGCCAAGTGTTATATCCGCTTTTAAGGCGGAGTATCCGGATGTGCGGTTCCATTTACGTCAGGGGTCGTATAATTTCCTAATCGAATCCGTAAAGAACAGTGATATTGATGTAGCATTTCTTGGGCCTGTCCCCCGGAACGAACCTGAAATTGAGGGTGACATTTTATTCACCGAAAACATCCTGGCGCTTCTGCCTATCTCCCATCCGATGGCAGAAAGGCGCAGTCTGCATCTCAGCGACCTGAAAAAAGATGAGTTTGTCAGTTTTCCCAAAGGTTTTGTCTTGGAGGAAATCCTTTCAGAAGCATGCAAACAGGCGGGATTTGCTCCACACATTTCATCAGAAGGAGAAGATCTGGACGCTATCAAGGGGCTGGTCGCCGCGGGTATTGGGGTAACCTTATTGCCGGAAAGCACCTTCCACGAGTCCACTCCAAAGATGACTGTTAAAATTCCCATCGATATTCCTGAAGTCAAAAGATCAGTAGGCATAATTAAACCGAAAGAAAAAAGTCTGGCACCTTCAGAAAAAGTTTTTTACGCTTTTGCAAAAAAGTTTTTCATGCGGCTGCAGCAATTTCAATAA
- a CDS encoding YozQ family protein: protein MPDKRKNRIDKKDSSKIAEHNYDSSYYQGKDQFEKGLAETHEQVSDDYKEGTIDQKSD from the coding sequence ATGCCGGACAAACGAAAGAACCGGATCGACAAAAAGGACAGCAGTAAGATTGCAGAACACAACTATGACTCATCGTATTATCAAGGGAAAGACCAGTTTGAAAAGGGACTTGCCGAGACTCATGAACAAGTGTCAGATGACTATAAAGAAGGAACCATCGATCAGAAATCGGATTGA
- the wrbA gene encoding NAD(P)H:quinone oxidoreductase, translating to MGQVKLAVIYYSSTGTNYQLAQWAKEEAEQMGAEVKLVKVAELAPEAAIAGNPAWKAHVDETKDVSEATTDDLLWADAFIFSMPTRFGNLPSQMKQFLDTTGGIWAQGKLMNKVVSGMSSAQNPHGGQEQTVLALYTTMMHWGAIIAAPGYTDPSLFAAGGNPYGTSVTVDQDGNMAEDVQAAVKHQAKRTLQVAEWVKNGNQ from the coding sequence TTGGGACAAGTTAAATTAGCAGTTATTTACTACAGTTCAACCGGAACAAACTATCAATTGGCGCAGTGGGCTAAGGAAGAAGCGGAGCAGATGGGAGCAGAGGTGAAGCTTGTTAAAGTAGCGGAATTGGCACCGGAAGCAGCGATTGCCGGTAACCCTGCATGGAAAGCACACGTTGATGAGACGAAAGATGTTTCGGAAGCGACTACCGATGATCTTTTGTGGGCAGATGCATTCATCTTCAGTATGCCAACCCGTTTTGGCAACCTGCCTTCACAAATGAAGCAGTTTCTTGATACAACCGGAGGAATTTGGGCACAGGGCAAACTAATGAATAAGGTGGTCAGCGGAATGTCCTCCGCGCAAAATCCGCACGGCGGACAGGAACAGACTGTTCTGGCTCTATACACAACGATGATGCACTGGGGAGCAATTATAGCCGCACCAGGCTATACGGATCCATCACTGTTTGCTGCAGGCGGGAATCCATACGGCACAAGTGTAACCGTTGATCAGGACGGCAATATGGCCGAAGATGTTCAGGCTGCAGTGAAACATCAGGCAAAACGTACCCTGCAAGTTGCTGAATGGGTAAAGAACGGAAATCAATAG
- a CDS encoding trimeric intracellular cation channel family protein, whose amino-acid sequence MIWDVLNVVGTIAFAISGALIATEEDYDILGVYVLGFVTAFGGSTIRNLLIGIPIENIWTQGDLFVVVFLVITVVFLLPNAWVQYWNKWGIFFDAIGLASFAIQGSLSAVQVGAPLSAILVAATLTGSGGGMVRDVLAGRKPMIFRADIYALWATLAGLMIGLELVSGLWQTSALFVAIVTLRMCSVRFKWGLPRHPLW is encoded by the coding sequence TTGATTTGGGATGTACTAAACGTTGTCGGTACCATTGCATTTGCAATTAGTGGTGCGCTTATTGCGACAGAAGAGGATTATGATATTTTAGGTGTTTATGTGTTAGGGTTTGTGACGGCCTTCGGAGGCAGTACAATCCGTAACTTACTGATTGGTATACCGATTGAAAACATATGGACACAGGGTGATTTATTCGTTGTTGTCTTTTTGGTGATAACGGTTGTTTTTCTATTACCGAATGCCTGGGTTCAATATTGGAATAAATGGGGAATTTTTTTTGATGCAATAGGACTTGCTTCATTTGCCATTCAAGGTTCCTTAAGCGCCGTTCAGGTTGGTGCGCCATTAAGCGCAATACTGGTTGCAGCGACCTTGACTGGTTCAGGCGGTGGTATGGTAAGGGATGTTCTCGCAGGACGCAAGCCGATGATTTTCCGCGCGGATATTTACGCACTATGGGCAACATTGGCAGGTTTAATGATTGGTCTTGAATTAGTCAGCGGGCTCTGGCAGACAAGTGCACTTTTTGTCGCTATTGTTACTTTAAGGATGTGTTCGGTGCGGTTTAAATGGGGACTGCCCCGCCACCCATTGTGGTAA
- a CDS encoding deoxyribonuclease IV has product MKFGSHVSIREGYSGAAKQAAAMNASAFQYFPKNPRSLSVKNFSKDDALACKAFCAEKNLESIAHTPYPTTLTPKTDKKREDVILSLHNDMEIAAACGSIGVVVHFGKQISDDPLASYRLMIDMLDEVLRDWEGNCKILLENTGGKPGSTGTTLEELVQVRHLSEHSEKIGFCLDTCHAFASGLWNGKNWDEVLKNGIELGYFKELKAIHLNNSKYQTGSGKDRHANIFDHGYIATEQFDELMQTPELRNVPFVLETPKETVSRKEEIKMLQKRWG; this is encoded by the coding sequence ATGAAATTTGGCAGTCATGTATCAATACGAGAAGGATATTCGGGCGCAGCAAAACAGGCAGCAGCGATGAATGCCTCCGCCTTTCAATACTTTCCCAAAAACCCGCGAAGTCTGTCTGTAAAAAACTTCAGCAAGGATGATGCGCTGGCATGTAAAGCGTTTTGTGCGGAAAAAAATCTTGAATCTATTGCCCACACACCATATCCCACAACATTAACTCCAAAAACCGATAAGAAAAGAGAAGACGTTATCCTGTCACTCCACAATGATATGGAAATTGCCGCTGCATGCGGGTCAATCGGTGTCGTTGTCCACTTCGGCAAGCAAATCAGTGATGATCCGCTTGCAAGTTACCGATTAATGATTGACATGCTTGACGAGGTACTCCGTGATTGGGAAGGGAACTGCAAAATATTACTGGAAAACACCGGAGGAAAACCCGGGTCAACTGGAACAACACTGGAAGAACTTGTCCAAGTTCGCCACTTATCGGAGCACTCTGAAAAAATAGGCTTCTGCCTGGATACCTGTCATGCTTTCGCAAGCGGACTGTGGAACGGTAAAAACTGGGATGAGGTGTTGAAAAACGGAATCGAACTGGGCTATTTTAAAGAATTGAAAGCAATCCATTTAAACAATTCCAAATATCAAACCGGTTCCGGAAAAGACAGGCATGCCAATATTTTTGATCATGGTTATATTGCAACGGAACAATTTGATGAGCTGATGCAAACACCGGAATTAAGGAATGTACCGTTTGTTTTGGAGACGCCGAAAGAGACAGTTTCGCGTAAGGAAGAGATAAAGATGCTGCAAAAGCGGTGGGGATAG
- the mutM gene encoding bifunctional DNA-formamidopyrimidine glycosylase/DNA-(apurinic or apyrimidinic site) lyase, protein MPELPEMETYKLLLTQKIGGKTITGVTINRDKSINVKPEVFQQHVQNQKVTSIERRAKYILFHLNSGSTLLLHLMLGGWMFYGTADEKPDHTVQVQLSFGDDHLYFIGLRLGYLHLVSAEALQEELNDLGPEPLDVNFSLNDFQALVKGRRGKLKTTLIDQDFLSGIGNRYSDEIAWHARLLPTRTMDELSSDEQLQLYQSIRFILQQAITYGGAADEPFFQEDTKTGGYIGNEYVYNREGEACKRCGAEIRKDEISSRKSFYCTQCQQ, encoded by the coding sequence ATGCCGGAACTGCCAGAGATGGAAACATACAAATTACTGCTAACCCAAAAAATTGGCGGGAAAACAATTACCGGTGTAACCATTAACCGGGATAAATCAATCAACGTAAAACCGGAAGTCTTTCAACAGCACGTCCAAAATCAGAAGGTGACATCGATTGAACGGCGGGCCAAGTACATACTGTTTCATCTGAACAGCGGTTCAACCTTATTGCTGCATCTTATGCTCGGCGGCTGGATGTTTTATGGAACTGCCGATGAAAAGCCGGATCACACCGTGCAAGTGCAGTTATCCTTTGGTGATGATCACCTCTATTTTATCGGACTGCGCTTAGGGTATCTGCATTTGGTGTCAGCGGAAGCACTTCAGGAGGAGTTGAATGATTTGGGTCCGGAACCATTGGATGTAAACTTCTCCCTGAATGACTTTCAAGCTTTAGTCAAAGGAAGACGAGGCAAACTGAAAACAACGCTAATTGACCAGGATTTTCTATCCGGAATCGGCAACCGATATTCTGATGAAATCGCCTGGCATGCCCGGCTTTTGCCAACACGGACAATGGACGAACTTTCCTCTGACGAACAGTTGCAGTTATATCAATCGATTCGCTTCATCCTTCAACAGGCCATTACCTATGGCGGAGCAGCCGATGAACCGTTTTTCCAGGAAGATACGAAAACTGGGGGATACATCGGGAACGAATATGTTTACAACCGGGAAGGTGAAGCATGCAAACGATGTGGCGCAGAAATCAGGAAAGATGAAATTTCATCCCGTAAATCATTTTATTGTACACAATGTCAGCAGTAG
- a CDS encoding DUF3231 family protein, with product MSEERIHLTSSEIAALWTAYMNDSMAKCVLGYMLQHIQDGDIKPAVQDAYDISCGHLEKLTAIFEDEHYSIPNGFNEKDVNINAPWLFTDIFCLTYVNHMSNVGMLSYSGMVSLSYREDICTYFSHALHETNNLYRKSLKIALRKGVNARPPYIETPKETDYVDSKKYMSGLNPFSSKRPLNAVEISYLYMNITTNSIGVKMCLAFAQTSPAKEVQEFMLRGKKTSKRHIKTFVDKLLKDDIQAPHVPDVAVSDSTTKTFSDKLMMFHISLLTAAGIGNYATAMAASQRTDLALNYERLSLEVSALAKSGADIMIKNNWLEQPPGTKNREKLARTKGQH from the coding sequence ATGAGCGAAGAAAGGATTCATTTAACGTCGTCGGAAATTGCCGCACTCTGGACAGCGTATATGAATGATAGTATGGCAAAATGTGTATTGGGATACATGCTGCAGCATATTCAGGATGGTGACATAAAACCGGCGGTACAAGATGCTTACGATATTTCTTGCGGTCATCTTGAAAAATTAACAGCCATTTTTGAGGATGAACATTACAGCATTCCGAACGGCTTTAACGAAAAAGATGTGAATATTAATGCTCCATGGCTGTTTACTGACATATTTTGCTTAACATATGTGAATCACATGTCAAATGTAGGAATGCTTTCATACAGCGGAATGGTTTCATTGAGTTACAGAGAAGATATATGCACGTACTTTTCACACGCGTTACATGAAACGAATAACCTTTATAGGAAGTCACTTAAAATTGCACTCCGAAAAGGGGTGAATGCGCGACCGCCTTACATCGAAACCCCTAAAGAAACAGACTATGTGGACAGTAAAAAATATATGAGCGGCTTGAACCCGTTTAGCAGCAAACGACCTTTGAATGCAGTTGAAATTTCATATTTATATATGAACATCACAACTAATTCAATAGGTGTAAAAATGTGCCTTGCCTTTGCACAAACATCACCTGCAAAAGAAGTGCAGGAATTCATGCTTCGCGGTAAAAAAACATCGAAAAGACACATTAAAACATTTGTCGATAAACTTTTAAAGGATGATATACAGGCCCCTCACGTACCCGATGTTGCAGTTAGTGATTCCACAACCAAAACCTTTTCAGATAAACTGATGATGTTTCATATTTCACTATTAACTGCTGCCGGAATAGGAAACTATGCCACTGCAATGGCAGCCAGTCAACGAACAGACTTAGCACTCAATTACGAACGTTTATCTTTGGAAGTAAGTGCACTTGCTAAAAGCGGAGCCGATATCATGATTAAAAATAACTGGCTGGAGCAACCGCCGGGAACTAAAAATCGGGAAAAACTGGCAAGAACTAAAGGGCAGCACTAA
- a CDS encoding mechanosensitive ion channel family protein, with the protein MEWLDVALPIIKSIVLAIVVLLVGLFVVKLITNVVRNRIEKSKLDSTLKPFLVSVTSAILKILLILSVIKILGVDITSFVAIIAAAGFAIGLAFQGSLANFAGGILLLTLRPFRVDDYIEGAGYSGTVGAIHILYSELITPDNKVIYIPNGQLSNAGIVNYSVKDTRRLDMNFGTKYEADTDKVLNTLHDIVEKHSLTLQDPEPFVRITDHGESAVVYTIRVWVNAEDYWTVNFDILEEVKKRFAEEEISFPYPQMDVQVNQ; encoded by the coding sequence ATGGAATGGTTGGATGTAGCATTACCAATTATTAAGAGTATTGTGCTTGCCATTGTTGTCCTGCTTGTCGGGTTATTTGTAGTCAAATTAATAACCAATGTAGTCAGGAACAGAATTGAAAAGTCAAAACTGGACAGCACGTTAAAACCTTTTTTGGTGTCAGTAACGAGTGCAATTCTTAAAATCTTATTAATTCTGTCTGTCATTAAGATCTTGGGTGTGGATATCACATCATTTGTAGCAATCATTGCTGCGGCAGGATTTGCGATTGGGCTGGCCTTTCAAGGGTCACTTGCCAATTTTGCAGGAGGTATTCTGTTATTAACTTTACGTCCCTTTAGAGTCGATGACTACATAGAGGGCGCCGGTTACAGCGGGACTGTAGGAGCCATTCATATTCTTTATTCGGAATTAATAACTCCTGATAATAAAGTGATTTATATTCCAAATGGTCAATTATCAAACGCAGGAATTGTAAATTACTCCGTCAAGGATACCAGAAGGCTGGATATGAATTTCGGAACAAAGTATGAGGCAGATACGGACAAAGTACTCAACACATTACATGATATTGTGGAAAAACACTCCCTTACCCTGCAGGATCCGGAGCCATTTGTCCGAATCACCGATCACGGAGAAAGCGCTGTGGTGTACACCATCCGAGTTTGGGTTAATGCAGAGGATTATTGGACAGTAAACTTTGATATTTTAGAAGAAGTGAAAAAGCGGTTTGCTGAAGAAGAAATTTCCTTTCCTTATCCGCAAATGGACGTTCAGGTTAATCAATAG
- a CDS encoding GntP family permease produces the protein MDGFGLIILIAAGVAFIIYATAKLKLHPFLSLIISAFGIGIFAGLPLTSVVEAINNGFGGLMGGIGLVIVFGTIIGVILEKSGAALRMAEVILRIVGEKRPQMAMSIIGAIVSIPVFCDSGYIILSSLQKALAKRAKVTIASMAIALSTGLFATHTLVPPTPGPIAAAGNIGAEDFLGTIILIGIVVSIPAIIAGYLWAMRVGTKIKIEGEDEELAYDYETILNEFGEMPSTAKAFAPIVIPILLIGFGSVITFAGWSGTLFDIFLFLGSPVVALLIGVLFAFLLLPRYNEETLTEWIGVAIKESAPILLITGAGGAFGSVIKATPVADFIEQFGNNALFTGALFVFIPFLIAAALKTAQGSSTAALVITSSLIGPLLMELGISGAVPLALVVMAIGAGAMVVSHVNDSYFWVVKEFSGLSVTQAYKAQTAGTLLQGIVSIIVTFILWMLLV, from the coding sequence ATGGATGGATTTGGATTAATTATTTTAATTGCTGCAGGTGTGGCATTCATTATATATGCCACTGCCAAATTAAAGCTGCATCCGTTTTTGTCATTAATCATTTCGGCATTTGGTATTGGGATTTTCGCGGGACTTCCGCTCACATCTGTTGTAGAGGCCATTAATAATGGCTTCGGCGGTTTAATGGGCGGCATTGGATTAGTGATTGTTTTCGGTACGATTATCGGAGTGATTTTGGAAAAGTCGGGTGCGGCATTGCGCATGGCGGAAGTGATTTTACGGATTGTCGGTGAAAAACGGCCGCAAATGGCGATGAGTATTATCGGAGCAATCGTCAGTATTCCAGTATTTTGTGACTCCGGGTATATTATTCTATCTTCTTTGCAAAAGGCGCTGGCAAAACGGGCGAAGGTAACCATTGCATCGATGGCGATTGCGCTTTCAACCGGCCTATTCGCCACGCATACACTGGTTCCGCCAACACCCGGACCCATTGCTGCAGCGGGTAATATCGGTGCAGAAGATTTCCTTGGTACCATCATTTTAATCGGTATTGTCGTTTCTATTCCCGCTATAATTGCCGGATATTTATGGGCCATGCGGGTAGGAACGAAAATCAAGATCGAAGGGGAAGATGAGGAACTTGCATATGATTATGAAACGATTTTAAATGAATTCGGTGAAATGCCGTCGACGGCTAAGGCTTTTGCTCCCATTGTGATTCCGATACTATTAATCGGCTTTGGCTCTGTGATTACATTCGCGGGATGGAGCGGCACATTATTTGATATATTTCTATTCCTGGGTTCACCGGTCGTTGCATTATTAATCGGTGTGCTGTTTGCTTTTCTGTTGCTTCCGAGGTATAACGAAGAAACGCTTACGGAATGGATAGGTGTTGCGATTAAAGAATCTGCACCGATTTTACTGATTACAGGAGCGGGCGGTGCTTTCGGTTCTGTAATTAAAGCCACCCCTGTCGCAGATTTTATCGAGCAATTTGGAAACAATGCATTATTTACCGGGGCGTTGTTTGTATTTATTCCATTCCTCATTGCAGCTGCATTAAAAACAGCACAAGGTTCATCAACCGCAGCTTTGGTTATTACATCATCATTAATCGGACCGCTTTTAATGGAACTCGGTATTTCCGGTGCAGTGCCGCTTGCCCTGGTAGTAATGGCCATCGGTGCCGGTGCAATGGTAGTATCCCATGTGAATGACAGCTATTTCTGGGTAGTAAAGGAGTTTAGTGGATTGTCGGTAACCCAGGCATACAAAGCCCAGACGGCAGGTACGCTCTTGCAGGGCATCGTGTCTATAATTGTGACATTTATTTTGTGGATGCTTTTGGTATAG
- a CDS encoding anti-repressor SinI family protein: MEWHGKLDDEWIILIKAAREMGLSVDEIRKFLQGDTQLEKMAKPCHPNHG; the protein is encoded by the coding sequence ATGGAATGGCACGGGAAACTGGATGATGAGTGGATCATCCTGATCAAGGCAGCAAGGGAAATGGGATTGAGCGTTGATGAAATACGAAAGTTTTTACAGGGGGACACTCAATTAGAAAAAATGGCGAAACCATGCCATCCTAATCATGGCTGA
- a CDS encoding LOG family protein has protein sequence MKHIAVFCGSSSGASNVYKNGAVLLGQELANRNITLVYGGSSIGIMGVVADTVLKNGGKVIGIIPKMLVEKEISHQHLTELQVVGSMHERKAKMAELADGFMALPGGTGTLEEFIEVLTWAQLGMHQKPCGLLNINHYYDPLIKLIHHMADEEFLQEQFREMALVDKSPTALLDKFISYEPPAVRTYINRKQT, from the coding sequence ATGAAACATATAGCTGTATTTTGTGGTTCAAGCAGCGGAGCATCAAACGTATACAAAAACGGTGCTGTACTGCTCGGACAGGAGCTTGCCAACAGGAACATTACGCTTGTATACGGCGGATCAAGCATTGGCATAATGGGAGTAGTAGCGGATACTGTTTTGAAAAATGGCGGCAAAGTAATCGGAATTATTCCCAAAATGCTTGTGGAAAAAGAAATCTCGCACCAGCATTTAACAGAACTGCAGGTTGTCGGATCAATGCATGAACGAAAAGCGAAAATGGCTGAACTTGCGGACGGCTTTATGGCTTTGCCCGGCGGAACTGGAACACTCGAAGAATTTATTGAAGTACTTACCTGGGCCCAGCTTGGAATGCATCAGAAACCTTGTGGCCTTCTAAACATTAACCATTATTATGACCCGCTGATTAAGCTTATTCATCATATGGCCGATGAAGAATTTTTACAAGAACAATTCCGTGAAATGGCGTTGGTCGATAAATCGCCGACTGCGCTGCTCGACAAGTTTATTTCATATGAACCGCCTGCAGTCAGGACGTATATCAACCGGAAACAAACTTAA
- a CDS encoding M20/M25/M40 family metallo-hydrolase, whose product MDQEHAKSFLKEIIQIKSVNPPGNETEVAKKLKELFEKHSIETELVEYDENRSNLIARLKGEQDGPVLGLTGHMDVVPPGDIEWEHDPFGAEEEDGKIYGRGACDMKSGLVACAMAMVSLKEEGFPKSGEITLLATVGEEAGAVGSSQLTEKGYADQLDALIIAEPTKNEIKISHKGALWPQIIEHQKMREFPAFFGKSID is encoded by the coding sequence ATGGATCAGGAGCATGCGAAATCATTTTTGAAAGAGATTATTCAAATTAAAAGTGTTAACCCGCCCGGAAATGAAACAGAAGTCGCAAAAAAGCTAAAGGAACTTTTCGAGAAACATAGTATTGAGACGGAACTAGTTGAATATGACGAAAACCGGTCAAACCTGATTGCTCGATTAAAAGGTGAACAGGACGGACCAGTACTGGGACTGACAGGTCATATGGATGTGGTGCCTCCAGGAGATATCGAGTGGGAACATGACCCCTTTGGTGCTGAGGAAGAGGATGGAAAAATTTATGGACGAGGGGCTTGCGATATGAAAAGCGGTCTTGTCGCCTGTGCGATGGCCATGGTTTCATTGAAAGAAGAAGGCTTTCCCAAAAGCGGTGAAATCACCCTTCTGGCTACAGTCGGTGAAGAAGCAGGTGCCGTGGGTTCCAGCCAGTTGACTGAAAAAGGATATGCCGATCAATTGGATGCCCTTATCATCGCAGAACCGACTAAAAATGAAATAAAAATTTCCCACAAAGGTGCCTTATGGCCGCAAATTATTGAACATCAAAAAATGCGGGAGTTTCCCGCATTTTTTGGTAAATCTATTGATTAA